The following coding sequences are from one Devosia neptuniae window:
- the araD1 gene encoding AraD1 family protein has protein sequence MNLIQYFDLNGERAVGAVDGDVTRQVNGATSVYALAQAAIAAQTGIGALIAQQGLGETVDKAALLAEGRLLAPVDHPDPAHLYVTGTGLTHLGSAATRDAMHKSNGTKTEDNLTDSMKMFRMGLDNGKPTDGTKGVQPEWFYKGNGYTVVNPGHPIPSPSFALDAGEEPEIAGIYLIDHNGQPRRLGFALANEFSDHVTERINYLYLAHSKLRACSFGPELRLGDLPAHIEGKSRIWRDGQVIWEKPFLSGEDNMSHTIANLEYHHFKYELFRNPGDIHVHCFGTATLSFADGISTKPNDIFEIEEAQFGAALRNPIRVETEHPVIVGNVY, from the coding sequence ATGAATCTGATCCAGTATTTCGATCTCAATGGCGAACGAGCCGTGGGCGCGGTGGATGGCGATGTCACACGCCAGGTCAATGGCGCGACCAGCGTCTATGCCCTGGCCCAGGCCGCCATTGCCGCTCAAACCGGCATTGGCGCGCTGATTGCGCAGCAGGGACTGGGCGAGACGGTCGACAAGGCAGCGTTGCTGGCCGAGGGCCGGCTGCTGGCGCCGGTGGATCATCCTGATCCGGCCCATCTCTATGTCACAGGCACGGGCCTAACCCATCTGGGCTCCGCAGCAACGCGCGACGCCATGCACAAGTCCAACGGCACCAAGACCGAGGACAACCTGACCGATTCCATGAAGATGTTCCGCATGGGCCTGGATAACGGCAAGCCCACAGACGGCACCAAGGGCGTGCAGCCCGAATGGTTCTACAAGGGCAATGGCTACACCGTGGTCAATCCCGGCCACCCCATTCCCTCGCCCAGCTTTGCGCTCGACGCGGGCGAAGAGCCGGAAATCGCTGGCATCTATCTCATCGATCACAATGGCCAGCCGCGTCGGCTGGGCTTTGCCCTGGCCAATGAATTTTCCGATCACGTGACCGAGCGGATCAACTATCTCTACCTGGCGCACTCCAAGCTGCGCGCCTGCTCGTTTGGGCCGGAACTGCGGCTGGGCGATCTGCCGGCCCATATCGAGGGCAAGTCGCGCATCTGGCGCGATGGCCAGGTGATCTGGGAAAAGCCGTTCCTCAGCGGCGAGGACAATATGAGCCACACCATCGCCAACCTCGAATATCACCACTTCAAATACGAGCTGTTCCGCAATCCCGGCGACATCCATGTGCATTGCTTCGGCACGGCAACGCTGAGCTTTGCCGACGGCATTTCGACCAAGCCCAACGATATTTTCGAGATTGAGGAAGCCCAGTTCGGCGCGGCGCTGCGCAACCCGATCCGTGTGGAAACCGAGCATCCCGTCATCGTCGGCAACGTCTATTAA